One window of the Hyperolius riggenbachi isolate aHypRig1 chromosome 5, aHypRig1.pri, whole genome shotgun sequence genome contains the following:
- the LOC137517894 gene encoding E3 ubiquitin/ISG15 ligase TRIM25-like: MWAQEHGMASADLRKELDCSICLTIYTDPVTLRCGHNFCRLCIDQVLDTQEGAGVYSCPECREEFQERPALQRNITLCNIVKSFRSAQPDQEETGVFCTYCIHSPVPAVMSCLLCEASLCDNHLRVHSKSPEHVLCDPTTSLENSKCSVHRELYKYYCTVDSACICVSCSLAGDHQGHKVEMLDEASEKKKQILRNDLQELITKTEETEKEVQSLQENKRKVHEKSSGVTERVTVLFRDLRRQLDDLEKRVLREVSRQEEQLSLALADFIQQLEIKKAELSRKMCHIEELCNMTDPLTVLQESHTGDLCDTEEGDKEDRERHDGRDLDVALISHTLYTGLSDIIAGVTGGCTIQEAADILLDINTANNYLLISDDMKIVSRSDISQNRPQTPERFQTYPQVISRQSFSSGRHYWEVDVSKSERCYVGMCYPSIARRGDQSVIGGNNKSWCLRRYYNQWEAVHDSKGILLPGNVSSNRVRIYLDYEAGRLSFYDLCVPIRLLHTFTATFTEPLHAALCVGKGSIKICGKRSNQEM, encoded by the exons atgtgggcaCAGGAGCACG GAATGGCGTCTGCTGATCTGAGGAAGGAGCTGGACTGTTCCATCTGTCTGACCATTTATACAGATCCTGTGACCCTGAGATGTGGACACAACTTCTGCCGGCTCTGTATAGATCAGGTGTTGGATACACAGGAGGGGGCTGGAGTTTATTCCTGTCCTGAATGCAGAGAAGAGTTTCAGGAACGGCCGGCACTGCAGAGGAACATAACATTGTGTAACATTGTGAAGAGTTTCCGCTCTGCTCAGCCAGATCAGGAAGAGACTGGAGTCTTCTGTACTTACTGTATTCACTCTCCTGTACCGGCTGTTATGTCCTGTCTACTGTGTGAAGCTTCTCTGTGTGACAATcacctgagagtccacagcaagTCACCAGAACACGTCTTGTGTGACCCCACCACTTCCCTGGAGAACAGTAAATGCTCCGTCCATAGAGAACTGTATAAATATTACTGCACTGTGGACtctgcctgtatctgtgtgtcctgCAGTTTGGCTGGAGACCACCAGGGACACAAGGTGGAGATGCTGGATGAGGCCTCTGAGAAGAAGAAACAGATACTAAGAAATGATCTGCAGGAACTGATCACTAAGACAGAGGAGACTGAGAAAGAAGTCCAGAGTCTGCAGGAGAACAAAAGAAAAGTCCATGAAAAGTCATCTGGTGTAACAGAGAGAGTCACTGTcctgtttagagacctcaggagacAGCTGGACGACCTGGAGAAGAGAGTCCTGAGAGAGGTTTCCAGGCAGGAGGAGCAGCTttctctggcattggctgatttcattcagcagctggaaataaagaaggccgagctgtccaggaagatgtgtcacattgaggagctgtgtaacatgactgacccactgactgtcttacaggaatcacacacaggtgacttgtgtgacactgAGGAGGGGGAtaaggaggacagagagagacatgatgggcgggatctggatgtggctctcatctcacacacattatacacagggTTATCTGATATAATAGCCGGGGTAACTGGAGGCTGCACCATACAGGAAGctgcagacatattactggatATAAACACAGCTAATAATTATCTACTTATATCAGATGACATGAAAATTGTATCCAGGTCAGATATCAGCCAGAATCGCCCACAAACTCCAGAGAGATTTCAGACATACCCTCAGGTGATAAGCAGAcagagtttctcctcagggcgacattactgggaagtggatgtcaGTAAATCAGAGAGGTGCTATGTAGgaatgtgttaccccagtatagccaggagagGAGATCAGTCAGTGATTGGAGGTAATAACAAGTCCTGGTGTTTGCGCAGGTATTATAATCAGTGGGAAGCGGTACATGACAGTAAAGGTATCCTGTTACCTGGGAATGTCTCCAGTAATAGAGTCaggatatatctggattatgaggccgggcGGCTGTCCTTTTATGATCTGTGTGTCCCGATCAGActcctccacaccttcactgccacctttactgagcccctccatgctgcattatgtgtaggAAAAGGTTCTATAAAGATATGTGGGAAGAGAAGCAACCAGGAGATGTGA